The Flavobacterium johnsoniae genomic sequence ATTTTACTTTAGTTATCTTCGTATTTTTAAATCATAATCTTACAAATACAAGCCGTGAAAAAATATTTTAAAATAGCCCTTTATCTTGCAATTATTGGATTAATTGCTGTCGTTTCAGTAAATTACTATGTAAAATCTTCTACTAAGAAATACATTCATTATTCAATTAAAAAATTCCCTAAAAATGATGTCGGAATTATTTTTGGAGCTGGAATTAACGGAGATCAGCCAAGTAAATATTTGAAAGATCGTCTGGATGCGGGAATTATGCTTTGGAAGGCAAAACGAATCAATAAAATTTTACTTTCTGGAGATAACGGCCGCGAAGAATATGATGAATTAACTGTTATGAAAAACTATTGTTTTAATCATGGAGTTGACACTACCAAAATTTTTATTGACTATGCAGGTTTCGATACGTATTCAACAATGTATCGTGCGAAGCATATTTTTAAGATTAAAAAAGCAACATTAATTTCTCAGGAATATCATTTAAACCGCGCGATTTACATCGGACAAAAACTCGGAATTAAATCAGCTGGATATTCTGCAAACAAGGGAGAATATCTAGGTTATAAATATGTAACGTTTAGAGAATATGGTTCTGTTTTTAAATCCTTTTTTGATGTTTTGAGAAATCGTGAACCTCATTTTTTAGGCGAAGAAATTAATATTAACGGAGAATCTAATTATTCTAAAGAAGATAAACGATAAAAAATATCAAATAGATATATCGCTCCGCTGGAGCTTTTTTATATTGAAAACCATGTTTCCTATAAATATTTTGCTCCGCGGAGCATTAAAAAAATGGACTGCTTCAAAATTGAGTCAGTCCATTTTTAAGTTTTAAAATAAATTCTTTATTCTAGCATCTATTTTCTTTTCTCTTGATTCTTGATTCTATTTCTCTACTCTTTCTCCAAAACCCTTTTCGCCAATTTCCCCACAGTAAGTCCTTGCACAACAATTGAAAACAACACCACTATATAAGTTACTTCAAGCAAAAGGTTTTTGTATTCTCCTTCTGGCATAGAAAGTACCAAAGCAATAGAAACTCCACCGCGAATTCCTCCCCAAACCAAAACCATCAAAGAGCCTTTATTGTAAGCAGATCTTATTCCGAAGAACTTAAAAATGTCGAAGAATTTCCAAGGTAAAACGATCGAAGTGAGTCTTGAAAAAAGGACGATAAAAATAGCAACAAAACCTGTTAGTAGTTGTTTGTTCAAATCTGGAAGCAACAATAATTCGAAACCAATAAAAAGGAATAAAACTGCATTTAGGATTTCGTCTATAAGTTCCCAAAACTTACCTAGATAATCTTTTGTTACTTCGCTCATAGCAACTTTTTTACCATAATTTCCAATAATTAATCCAGCAACAACCATTGCCAGCGGACTAGAAACGTGCAGACTTTGAGCAATCAAAAATCCTCCCGTTACGATAGAAAGTGTTATTAAAACCGAAACCTTATAATCGTCAATTTTCTTCATTACATTCGATGCTGTAAATCCGAAAACAGCTCCTAATAAAAGTCCGCCAATTCCTTCTTTAGCAAAAAGCCAAGCGATAGAACCAAAACTCATATCAAATGTTGGATCGGTTGCCAATTTTAAAACAACAGCAAACATTACTACCGCTACTCCATCATTAAATAAAGATTCTCCAACAATTTTGGTTTCGATTCTTTTAGGAACTTTAGCTTCTTTTAGAACTCCTAAAACCACAATTGGATCAGTTGGTGAAATTAAGGTTCCAAATACCAAACAAAATACATAAGGGATTTTTATTCCTAAAAATGGTGCGATATAATAAAGTAACATCGAAATGATTAAAGCCGATAACACAACACTTACCGTCGAATAAATCATTATAGGAACTTTTTGTTCTTTAAGATCCGAAATGTTTACGTGTAATGCTCCTGCGAATAAAAGGAAATTCAACATTGCTCCCATTAGGATTTCGTTGAAGTCAAATTGCTTTATTAAATCAAAAAAATGTTTGGTGGTTGCAGGGAAATAAGAATCTCCTAAAAGGCGAATTCCGACAGAAACTAACATCGCAATAATCATAATTCCGATTGTTCCGGGAAGTTTTAAAAATCTTAAATTTAAATAGGCGAAGAAAGAAGCCAATACGATAAGTATTGAAAAGGTGTAGTATAATTCCATAAATGTGATTTTTACAAAAATAGCTGTATCATCAGTTAATCAAAAATTTCAAGGTTTGAATTAACATAACTTTATAATTCGTTAAATAACTTTCAA encodes the following:
- a CDS encoding SanA/YdcF family protein, whose protein sequence is MKKYFKIALYLAIIGLIAVVSVNYYVKSSTKKYIHYSIKKFPKNDVGIIFGAGINGDQPSKYLKDRLDAGIMLWKAKRINKILLSGDNGREEYDELTVMKNYCFNHGVDTTKIFIDYAGFDTYSTMYRAKHIFKIKKATLISQEYHLNRAIYIGQKLGIKSAGYSANKGEYLGYKYVTFREYGSVFKSFFDVLRNREPHFLGEEININGESNYSKEDKR
- a CDS encoding cation:proton antiporter gives rise to the protein MELYYTFSILIVLASFFAYLNLRFLKLPGTIGIMIIAMLVSVGIRLLGDSYFPATTKHFFDLIKQFDFNEILMGAMLNFLLFAGALHVNISDLKEQKVPIMIYSTVSVVLSALIISMLLYYIAPFLGIKIPYVFCLVFGTLISPTDPIVVLGVLKEAKVPKRIETKIVGESLFNDGVAVVMFAVVLKLATDPTFDMSFGSIAWLFAKEGIGGLLLGAVFGFTASNVMKKIDDYKVSVLITLSIVTGGFLIAQSLHVSSPLAMVVAGLIIGNYGKKVAMSEVTKDYLGKFWELIDEILNAVLFLFIGFELLLLPDLNKQLLTGFVAIFIVLFSRLTSIVLPWKFFDIFKFFGIRSAYNKGSLMVLVWGGIRGGVSIALVLSMPEGEYKNLLLEVTYIVVLFSIVVQGLTVGKLAKRVLEKE